The genomic DNA ATCCGGGAGCGGGGGAGCAACCCAACTAGGAGGGCATGGGGTTGCGGCATCACCTCGAGAATGCGCGCGGGATCACCTACCTGGCGTTGATGTTTTCCATCGTGCTGATCGGGATCTCCGTCTCCGCGGCGGCTCGTCAATGGACCGTCATGGTGCAGCGGGAAAAAGAAGCCGATCTCATGGCGAAGGGGATCGAGATTCAGAATGCCCTGGCGCTCTATTCAGCCCAAATGAAGATCGGGCGCATCATGCCCGCCGAGATCTATCCTCAATCCTTGGCTGAGCTGACCCGCACACCGAAACCCTTTTTACGGCGGGTCTACCAGGATCCGGTCGGTGGAGGCGATTGGGAATACCTGCGTGCACCCACCGGAGGGATCATGGGGGTGCGAAGCAAGAACAAGGGCAAACCGATCAAGGAGCGTGATTTTCCCCTCGCGGTCCGCCATTTTGAAGGTCGCAAGACCTATCATGATTGGATTTTCCAGCATCCGAATCCCTCTTCCCAGTCCATGTTGATGCCGCCGATGATGGGGCTAGCTCCTGGCGCCATGCCCCAGCAACCAGGAGCGCATGGCGCCAGTCCAGGAGTACCGACTCCGCCAGGCACCCGCTGATCCCCTGGGCATCCCGGCACCCTTGACCCGACTCCGAACCCCACAGTATTCTGTCACGCTATCGTTCATCGCGCCGACGTTCACCTTCTTGATCGGTTGAGCCTTCGGCTTCAACGCCGGACGCGTCACCAAGTAGCAGGAATGCACGACATGGAACACGATCTTACCGAATCCCCG from Nitrospira sp. includes the following:
- a CDS encoding type II secretion system protein, coding for MGLRHHLENARGITYLALMFSIVLIGISVSAAARQWTVMVQREKEADLMAKGIEIQNALALYSAQMKIGRIMPAEIYPQSLAELTRTPKPFLRRVYQDPVGGGDWEYLRAPTGGIMGVRSKNKGKPIKERDFPLAVRHFEGRKTYHDWIFQHPNPSSQSMLMPPMMGLAPGAMPQQPGAHGASPGVPTPPGTR